Part of the Quercus robur chromosome 5, dhQueRobu3.1, whole genome shotgun sequence genome, CCTTGCCTGATCTGGTTACCATACACTCACCCAAGGAGGAAGAGGAATACATCTTTACGCCTGCATTGGCGGCAAGTAACATAGAGATTGCAGCAGTTTAAACTAGGTCCCTTCTTGTCCAGTTTGCTTTCACTTTATAGTGCCTAGGACAACAGAAACTTAAAGATGCTTGTTAAATTTTTCACTAGGAATAGGATTTGAGTTATGGTTCCATCTAGTTCTTCTATTTTGAGTTGGTGACTTGTGAAGGATCATTTTTGTGGACCATGTTGCCTTTGATTAACGTATCATAGTTGCTATTTGTTGTGCTGATGCATATTAGTCCTATCATGTAGTATCCTTAAAAAGTTTCCTTTTTTTAAGTAATCCCTTTATAGACAGAAGCCACTATTTGTAGCTTGCTATTCTAGGGTCATGGATTGATCACGAGTTCATTGTGTTATTATGAAAgtaggaagaagaaaaggcttTGATTCTCACCTGAGCCATTTGTTCAAGCTCCAAGGATGTGTAAGCTACTAAGCTGAGTCCGGTGTGATGCATGAAGAGTGGACTATGGTCCTGTTTCGTAAAGTGGCAACATGGTTTTCTGTAGACTGTATTAACATTCGAAATAAATATGCCcaagaaaaattcattggtgaataataaaaatggaattaGTTATAGTCATAGATATATGAGAATTTAAacttagaaaattattttttattaaaaaaaaagggataagaAAGATTCACCGTCAAGTTGAATCTGACCAATCGTTTGGGGGACAAAGGGCAAAAGGTTAAGGGTATACCCAATGGGACGTAGGACCTATGATGCTAGTCATTTGATTGTtgaggccttggttttgtcgtGCAATAGATGCAGGACGTATTGGTGACAATCCACCAATTTTGCTGGtagcaactttttctttttgggtcaTGCTTGTGATTTGTGAAACGACTGAACGACCCAGTCAAATTAAGGGAATTAGCACTTTCTGGGTTGTCAAACAAAGGCACAGAGAAATTGTAGTTCATTGTTTTAGACCAGTTTTTTGGAACTGGAATGATGTGTTTGGTTGAGGTGTATAGGGAGGGGATGAAAAAGGAATAGGAAACTAtgattttctataatttattcgGGCAGAAAATGGAGAGAATAAAATAGGGTTTTCACCCGGCTTATCATTTTTGTTCCTTTCAAATTGGGGGAGAAAATGACTTGagcaatgaaattgaaaaattcttcTCATTACCCCCATTGTTTCAAACTACAATAAGTTCcgggatgaaaaaaataataaaaatgaaaggaaTCTATGATTTTCTATCATTTATTAGGGGAGAGAagggatgaaaaaagaataaaaaggatAGGAAACTATGATTTTCTATCATTTATTAGGGGAAGAAAATGGAGAGAAGAAAATAGGGTGGGTGGATAAAAAGGATAGGAAACTatgattttttatcatttattagGCGAGAAAATGGGGAGAAGAAAATAGGGTGGGTGGAATTTTCAACCCAGTCTATCATTTTTGTTCCTTTCAAATACGGGAGAAAATGACTTAAGCAACGGAATTAAAAAGTTCTTCTCATTACCCCATTGTTTCAAACTACAATAACTTCATAAtaatcacattaaaaaaaaaaaaaaaaaaccttcataataataataataataataataataataataataatataatttctatcttatttTTCCACCATTTACCAAATATTTATGAtgaaaaattaaaggataaatACTATTGTGGTTCCTAAACTTtagtaaaagtttgtttttcatttctaaacttaattttttttttttttttcatttctaaactttgtaaagaattttttgaatagtatattgacaaaaataaggatgaaaaaagaactttttcaatagtttagggataaaaaaacatacttttagtaaaatttaagaatataaataaaacattttcaatagtttaaagaagaaatatgaactttttaataatttatgaatgaaaaatgaactttttaaagtttagggatgaaaaacaactttttgataaagtttagggaccaaaatagtattttacctaaaattaaaatatttttttttatcattttatcatCCCAAACAAACAGAGCCGAAGTGATGTTAATTGAGAGGTAACATTCTTTTTATAgtcaatatgattttttttttgaaagggttAATATGATTTTATGCTACTCTCTATATGATGCCATATTCATATTGAAGAAAACTTTGTGGTTGAACACGTGGATTTGTGagttaattttgaaaactttgacCATTTATGTCAAAGTTGGCGTCTATTTGACTTTTGAACGTCTTGGGTTGACGTCTATCCGAGAAAACTTCGAATCAAAATCATAACTTGTAATAGATGAACATGGCTACATGTTCTGCATTCTCACACACAAGCAACTCAGAACAAGTTATGGGACTTCTTAGCAAGACAAACTTGTTGTCTGTCCTTTCACTCCTTTGTTGCTTCTGTTTAAACTTAACCGTTGCCATAGACAACATTAGATCTTCTCAATCCATCAACGACACTGAATACATAATATCTAATGGGAGTGCTTTCAGACTAGGATTTTTCAGCCCTGAAAATTCTACCAATCGCTACCTCGGAATCTGGTACAATAATATTTCTGTATTCACTGTCATATGGGTAGCTAATAGACAGAAACCACTCAAAGATTCTTCTGGGATTCTTACTATATCCAAGGAAGGAAATCTTGTGGTACTAAATGGACAGGCAGAGATTTTTTGGTCATCGAATATTTCAAATTCTGTAACCAATTCTAGTGCCACTCTTGGGGATTTCGGAAACCTTGTGTTGCAAGTTGATACTACAGGACTGGTACTGTGGGAAAGTTTTCAACATCCTTCTGATTCCTTCTTGCCAAAGATGAAACTTAGTACTAATTTAAGGACAGATCAGAGAGTACAGCTGACATCATGGAAAAGCCCTTCTGATCCATCTATTGGAAGCTTCTCTTTAGGCATTGATGCATTGAACATTCCTGAAGTTTTTGTTTGGAAAGAGGGTCACCCATATTGGCGATCTGGTCCATGGAATGGTCAAGCCTTTCTTGGAACACCAAACTGGAATCCTGTATATCGTACTAGATTTACTGTGGTTGATGACAAACAAGGGGCAGTTTCTGATACTTTTACTGATTCGGATGTCTTACATTTGCAAAGTGTTGTTTTGGGTTCGCAAGGAAATGTAGTGCAGACATATTGGGATGATGGGAAAAAGGATTGGGAGGTTGTGCAGTTAATTCCAGAAGATGTGTGTGATGTTTATGGCACATGTAATGCATTTGGAAGCTGTGATTCGCAGAGTTCACAAATCTGCAGTTGTTTGAGAGGGTTTGAGCCGAAGATTATTAAGGAATGGAATAGAGGAAATTGGACTAGTGGATGTGTCAGGAGGACACCATTGCAGTGTGAAAGAATGAACAACAGtattgaagaaggaaaagcagATGGGTTTTTTAAACTGGAGATGATCAAAGTGCCAGACTTTGCAGAGTGGTCAAATGTGAATAAAGAAGATTGTCGAAAGCAGTGTTTGGAGAAGTGTTCTTGTGTAGCTTATGGATATTATACTGGCATTGGTTGTCTGTCATGGAGTGGAAATCTAATTGACCTACGACAATTCTCTGTTGGTGGATCAGATATATATATTCGCTTGGCCAATTTAGAATTTGGTAAGTTCATTTGATTTAAGTCACAGTTTTGTATAATCTTATGCTTCTGATCATCCAGCAGTTGGACCACTTGTTTGGTTAACTGGTTACAACAAATGCAATaggatttcaatatttttatgtCAGATTTCTTTACTCAATTTTGACTGAATTAGTTTAAAACTTTTCTTGTACACAGAAGATGAGAGAAATTTGAGAGCAATCATCACAATTACAGTGACTATTGGAGCGATTGCTATAGCCAGCACTGCTTTCTTCTTCTGCAGGTGGATGGCTAAGAAAAAGAGAGGTAATATGCCCAATTCTCCGTTAACTAGTAAGTTGTCGTGCGATGCATGGataattttatgatattttatgTAAGACAGTTTTTGATTATAttgtacatatataatatattataaaaaaggtaaactaaattagagtaaagaaacatatactttttgagattttaaaaatttgtttagtaGCTTCAATGCATATTTGTGGCCTTTTCAAGTtaagattaattaaaaaaaaaaaaaaaaatcatgaaaccaaaggtaaatgcaaaagagtaacgcaaccatgaaaatcaactaatttgtgttaTGTTCACATATTTCATACCATGAAATAAAAGTATGTCCAACTTTTATACCGTCTTCCACTCATCAATACTGCGATATTAAGACATGATGTAGACAAGTGTCTATACATATAtcttatagataatttaaaattaaaccaagGTACAATATGGTTTTCCATTACGTACCAAatattctctttatttatatataaaaaacaaaaaatattcaacCAAATTACCCAAACTTAAATCATGTTTAAGcccctaattttaaaaagaaaaaagaaaaaaaaaattacctgtaGGGGTTTCGGCATCTTGATGGTGGTGGGAAGCTAGTATAACGGAGGTGGTGACCCTTCAAATTCCACTTTCcctctctttcaaatgttttttcaGTCTCaggtattttattttgataatatataataaaacaatgcgttttatttaataattcacaacatttttgtgtctTTCTATCTCTCTTCAGGGCTTTATTTgattagttattactattagttcttaattattattttagatacAGTACCTTATATACTATATCGAAGGTTCCTCTTTTAAAATTTGGACACGTGGCTACCTTAACAGAAATACTAAACAGcgtcaaaaataatttcccatAGCTTGAGAAAACTCAACCCATCAATCCTTTCTCTTTCACTTTCATTGAGTTCCAGCAGCAAAACTCTCTCAGTCCCCTGTTCTTTCTTGGCTTGAAACCAAACCCTCTTGaacaaaactcaaacaaagGTGAGCGAATTTAATATCTTGAAAAATAATCTTGAGGGTACCTTTGGGTTCAAGAGCGAGATGTACATTTTGAGTCTTTTGGGTAACCCAAATCTCTGTAGCCCCACTTTGAAGCCCTTGCATCCATGTTCCAAACCCAAACAACCTTTGTCCCATGTTGTTTTAGCTATGCTAGCTGTCTGGGTTGTAATCCTACTCATGTCCCTTGTGTTATGGTTTTACAAAACCAAATTTCTAGCGTTTGGTACCAATTCCAAAAAGAAATGGAAGGTAATCGCATTCCATTGAATGGGATTCAATGAGGAAGACATTTTTgcatttcaaagaaaaaaaattttgattggatGGTTGGGTATATAAGATGAAACTCAGAGTCAAATATTAGCAATTAGAACTTTGAAGGATTTGGGAAAAGAGAGAGCTGCTACCCCTGGGTTGGGTTTCTCATGCGAGGAGAaaaagggtgtgtttgtttggggTGAAATAGGGTAGATgaaaaactttggagagaaaatgtgatagaaaacttttttgagtgtgTTTAGTTGGGtgaagaggaaggaaaataaatgatgGGGCCTAAGTGTTTTCTCCCCAGGCCTACTAaaaatttttctcttcaaaatggagagaaaattgaaggGAGAAAATGTGGTTACTTAATGGACAAAAATGCCCGTGtccaattcattttttttctttggtgggCACATTgcctcttccccccccccccccccccaccctttttttttccttttctttcctgacgttgcttcaaattttattttattttattttttttctgggCTATAGGTGTAATAGTTGTTTTGTTtaactagacatgattttttttttgggacatgattttgattttttattaaatggggtggttgcttttatttttttggttgtttgtcacttttttgtattaattggccatcattttttaacaaggatgtatgagtaaatttatacaaacttactttttccatcattccacttttccattcccaaacaaacaaaaagaaaagaaattaaaatcttttctatcctttcACTTTTCCATTCTCCCACCATTTTCCATCATTTCACTTTTCCACCCATCCAACTAAACGGACCTTAAAGGTATTTCTATTAAAGTAGTAATGTGTCTACATTTTAAAAGGAAACCTAAAGTACAATACATAAAGTACtgtatttaagttttaaccttaatttttttgcttttaaaaaaaatgctaaaacgctaggtatgctaaaagacatgaagaatagagaaaagtTTGGTGTAAACTTAGGCAATTAATAAGATATTAATGAGATactagtaaaataagttaatataaACTTTTgggtaaaagtaaaaaaaaaaaaaaaaaaaaaaaaaaaaaaaaaaaaacttaatgaaagaggtaaaaaaaaaggctaaatacAAAACTAGAGCGCCACTTAACAGGATTTTATGCACTCTCACATGAagtctttgcttttatatatatatatatatatattgatattgatttgCTACAGAGAAAAGGCATTGCAAGATGGATtactaaataatataatttgcaACAGCAATGAAAAGTAAAAGCAATGAGAGTTTACTCTTTGACTTCCTAAATGACGTGAAACTCCAAGATCTACCAATCTTTAATTTGGAAGAATTGGCAACAGCAACAAACAACTTTGATATGGCTAATAAGCTTGGACAAGGTGGCTTCGGTCCAGTCTATAGGGTAATAATTTCTTAAGTGGAATTCATTTTTCCCTCTCAAAAATATATGTGTTGatattctttacttttcttataGGGTACATTGCATAATGGACAAGGAATAGCAGTGAAGAGATTGTCTAGAGCCTCTGGGCAAGGGCTTGAGGAATTTATGAATGAGGTGGCGTTGATTTCTAAACTCCAACATCGGAATCTTGTTAGACTTCTTGGCTGCTGCATTGAGGGAGAAGAGAAGATGTTAATCTACGAATACATGCCAAACAAAAGTTTGGATGCAATTCTCTTTGGTTAGTTCGTACACTTATTTATCTTGAATATTAAGTAAgtcagtacataaaccaaaacaaaacaaattttaataatacGTTTCATTGTGCCAATTTAGTCACTTGAAGCATACTTTTGTGCTAACTTTGCCCCAAATTATTTCctcaatagtattttttttctccatacaAATTTATATTCATGCATTATTTATTTGGCTTACTATTGATTAGATCCAGTCCACCAAAAATTGCTTAATTGGAGAAAACGTTTCAACATTATTGAAGGAATTTGTCGAGGGCTACTCTACCTTCATAGGGATTCTAGACTAAAGATTATTCATAGAGATCTGAAGGCATCTAACATTTTGTTAGATCAAGAGCTTAATCCAAAAATATCAGACTTTGGTATGGCTAGAATATTTGGAGGCAATGAAGATCAAGTCAAAACTATAAGGGTTGTCGGGACGTAGTAAGAGctttgttgaaattaaatttaGGTTATAGCACCACTTATACTCAAATAATATGGATGTGTTTCAATGTTTGTGTGCAGTGGTTATATGTCTCCTGAATATGCAATGCGAGGGCTGTTTTCAGAGAAATCAGATGTCTTTAGCTTTGGCGTGTTATTACTAGAGATTGTTAGTGGGAGAAGAAACACTTGCATTTGTGATGAGGAGCAATACTTGGGCCTTGTTGGATTGGTAAATCTAACTTATAACACTCATGAGATCAGAAAATTTAGTCAAACTCTAATCAAAAGCTATTTATCTGTTTAAtctatttattcatttttgacATTGTCTACTTTCAAAAAGATTGAACGATTTCAATTTGTCTTTCACACTTGTTATTTTTTAGGCATGGAAATTGTGGAACGATGACAATAGTATGGCTTTGGTAGAGCCAGCAATATGGGATCCATGCTTTCAAATGGACATTTTGAAATGTATACATGTTGGACTGCTGTGCGTGCAAGAATTGGCAAGAGATAGACCAAATGCGTCTACTGTTACTTCAATGCTAAAGAGTGAGATTTTGGATCTGCCTACTCCAAAGCAACCTGCCTTCATGGAAAGGCAGATTGCTTCAAATATAGAGCTTGCTCGACTAGGTCAAATAAGATTCTCCATTTGTAATGTCACTGTTTCAACAGTTAGTGGTcgataaaaagaattttttttggagataaattcctcttaatttgattaatattttgttCTGGAAGTAAGAGTAAGTAatctcaaatttatttatattatatttttttattatgcattttttttaaaagaaaccaTGCTAAGTTGGCTTGAATTAGGACATTGATTCTAGCACACTCCTTAGTTTACATTGTCCCTATGTaccaattattttaaattttaaatttggacATCAATAAAAAATGTGGACGTCAAGTGTGAAACTATAAATATTGTGTGTATAAAGTGTACATCATTGAGTGTGTGAGAACATTTTAGTTATAAGGAAACCAAGTTTgattattagtttatatattctGTACAACCTTAAAAACATTAGGTTGTCATATACAAGGACTTAACCAACaacccccaaaatttttttttaaaagaaaaatgaaaaataaaatactttatgTTTTAATGCTAGTGGGACTTTAAAGAACCAAATATGTACCTATCTTGGATTTTAGTGCTAATGTTTgacaaataatttatataatgtaaaaataattaaactttgtAAATCTTTAGTTAGGCTTTTTTAACGTTGCTTACTCATGTTTGAAAAATGccacttagggtccgtttggttggaggggtggaaaagtggaaagatagaaaatggtcagaggatggaaaagtgggaggatagaaaagattttattttctctcatttttgtttggttgggaatggaaaaatgaagagatggaaaaaaaatgagtttaaataaatttaccCATATACCCTTATTAAAGAATGATgcccacttaaaaaaaaaaaaaaaaaaaaaaaaaaaaaaactgataaaataaccacaaaaaaatagcaataacccaaatttattaaaaaaataaaaatcatgtcgcaaaaaaaaatcacgtctagttaataaaaaaacaactatCATGCCCAGGccctagaaaaagaaaaaagaaaaaaaaaaaaagaggcaacaTTACTGCc contains:
- the LOC126724969 gene encoding G-type lectin S-receptor-like serine/threonine-protein kinase SD1-13 isoform X1, with the protein product MNMATCSAFSHTSNSEQVMGLLSKTNLLSVLSLLCCFCLNLTVAIDNIRSSQSINDTEYIISNGSAFRLGFFSPENSTNRYLGIWYNNISVFTVIWVANRQKPLKDSSGILTISKEGNLVVLNGQAEIFWSSNISNSVTNSSATLGDFGNLVLQVDTTGLVLWESFQHPSDSFLPKMKLSTNLRTDQRVQLTSWKSPSDPSIGSFSLGIDALNIPEVFVWKEGHPYWRSGPWNGQAFLGTPNWNPVYRTRFTVVDDKQGAVSDTFTDSDVLHLQSVVLGSQGNVVQTYWDDGKKDWEVVQLIPEDVCDVYGTCNAFGSCDSQSSQICSCLRGFEPKIIKEWNRGNWTSGCVRRTPLQCERMNNSIEEGKADGFFKLEMIKVPDFAEWSNVNKEDCRKQCLEKCSCVAYGYYTGIGCLSWSGNLIDLRQFSVGGSDIYIRLANLEFEDERNLRAIITITVTIGAIAIASTAFFFCRWMAKKKRAMKSKSNESLLFDFLNDVKLQDLPIFNLEELATATNNFDMANKLGQGGFGPVYRGTLHNGQGIAVKRLSRASGQGLEEFMNEVALISKLQHRNLVRLLGCCIEGEEKMLIYEYMPNKSLDAILFDPVHQKLLNWRKRFNIIEGICRGLLYLHRDSRLKIIHRDLKASNILLDQELNPKISDFGMARIFGGNEDQVKTIRVVGTYGYMSPEYAMRGLFSEKSDVFSFGVLLLEIVSGRRNTCICDEEQYLGLVGLAWKLWNDDNSMALVEPAIWDPCFQMDILKCIHVGLLCVQELARDRPNASTVTSMLKSEILDLPTPKQPAFMERQIASNIELARLGQIRFSICNVTVSTVSGR
- the LOC126724969 gene encoding G-type lectin S-receptor-like serine/threonine-protein kinase At1g11300 isoform X2 yields the protein MNMATCSAFSHTSNSEQVMGLLSKTNLLSVLSLLCCFCLNLTVAIDNIRSSQSINDTEYIISNGSAFRLGFFSPENSTNRYLGIWYNNISVFTVIWVANRQKPLKDSSGILTISKEGNLVVLNGQAEIFWSSNISNSVTNSSATLGDFGNLVLQVDTTGLVLWESFQHPSDSFLPKMKLSTNLRTDQRVQLTSWKSPSDPSIGSFSLGIDALNIPEVFVWKEGHPYWRSGPWNGQAFLGTPNWNPVYRTRFTVVDDKQGAVSDTFTDSDVLHLQSVVLGSQGNVVQTYWDDGKKDWEVVQLIPEDVCDVYGTCNAFGSCDSQSSQICSCLRGFEPKIIKEWNRGNWTSGCVRRTPLQCERMNNSIEEGKADGFFKLEMIKVPDFAEWSNVNKEDCRKQCLEKCSCVAYGYYTGIGCLSWSGNLIDLRQFSVGGSDIYIRLANLEFDERNLRAIITITVTIGAIAIASTAFFFCRWMAKKKRAMKSKSNESLLFDFLNDVKLQDLPIFNLEELATATNNFDMANKLGQGGFGPVYRGTLHNGQGIAVKRLSRASGQGLEEFMNEVALISKLQHRNLVRLLGCCIEGEEKMLIYEYMPNKSLDAILFDPVHQKLLNWRKRFNIIEGICRGLLYLHRDSRLKIIHRDLKASNILLDQELNPKISDFGMARIFGGNEDQVKTIRVVGTYGYMSPEYAMRGLFSEKSDVFSFGVLLLEIVSGRRNTCICDEEQYLGLVGLAWKLWNDDNSMALVEPAIWDPCFQMDILKCIHVGLLCVQELARDRPNASTVTSMLKSEILDLPTPKQPAFMERQIASNIELARLGQIRFSICNVTVSTVSGR